The nucleotide sequence TCGATGTAGTGGCTCCAGGAGGTCTTGTCGGGCATGACGGTCAGCGTAGCGAGCTACTTGCATGCATGCAAGTAGCTTGCACGGCAGTCGTAGGAGAGATTGCAGGAATGCAATCCAACTTGCATCACATCAATCCTCTAACTACCCTGACGTCATGCAATCAACTAGCACATCGTCATCGGAAGTCCGAATCACCATCACCCGCGAGCGTCTCGAAGCCCTCAAGTCCGCGCACGGCATTGCCTCCGATCAAGAGCTTGCAGAGAAGATCGGCGTCAACAAGGCCACGCTCTATCGTGTGCGCGAAGGGAAGACGGCGCCGTCTGCGGAGTTCCTCGCCCGCGTCGCATCCGCCTTCCCCCAGGCGTCTCTCGATCACCTCTTCACACTGGTGCGAGTTGGCTGATGCCGCGCCTACTCACGGTCGAGGACGTCGCCGAAGAACTCGGCGTCTCAGTCAAGACGATCTATCAATGGC is from Microbacterium sp. LWH3-1.2 and encodes:
- a CDS encoding helix-turn-helix domain-containing protein, whose protein sequence is MQSTSTSSSEVRITITRERLEALKSAHGIASDQELAEKIGVNKATLYRVREGKTAPSAEFLARVASAFPQASLDHLFTLVRVG